Proteins encoded within one genomic window of Balneolaceae bacterium:
- a CDS encoding MFS transporter — protein sequence MTYLAFVRKERRLLSFAVSFTFFSSFGQTFLISLFVPYFLTAFELSNATFGSLYSVATLTSAVALPWLGQWIDRIPLRQYSMYVAIGLLIASLVMAVSWHISMLFVGLILLRLAGQGLSGHTAQTTMARYNDQLRGKALSISGIGYPLGEAVLPSIIAGMLVLFHWRTTWAIIAFVIAVFFIPVLWFLIRRERTAVDEEIIDEEKPSASEQYKLLAKDVRTWYVVPAILNPPFWATGLFLYQVSAADQLGWSAGLIASAFVAFAATRIATGLFSGPIIDRFSAKTIFPFLLIPMIIGLVIGFLFSGGWAAFVYLGLIGATMGFSSTIKSALWAEMYGTKVIGTVQSAFASLMVFSTALSPFLVGWLLDQSVSMNSIFMIAIVTSILAGILSLKIMPVFSERDV from the coding sequence ATGACCTACCTGGCATTTGTCAGAAAGGAGAGGCGATTGCTCTCTTTTGCAGTTTCATTTACATTTTTTTCAAGTTTCGGGCAAACTTTCTTGATCTCTCTGTTTGTCCCATATTTCCTTACCGCATTTGAGTTGAGCAATGCAACATTTGGCTCGCTATATTCTGTTGCAACATTAACCAGTGCAGTTGCTCTACCGTGGCTGGGCCAATGGATTGATCGTATTCCACTTCGGCAATATAGCATGTATGTGGCGATCGGTTTATTGATTGCCAGCCTTGTGATGGCTGTATCCTGGCATATATCTATGCTATTTGTCGGGTTGATTTTGCTACGACTTGCAGGACAGGGATTGAGTGGACATACCGCTCAAACTACTATGGCCCGATACAACGATCAGCTGCGCGGGAAAGCACTCAGTATTTCCGGAATAGGATATCCACTGGGTGAGGCAGTTCTCCCGTCAATAATTGCAGGTATGCTTGTTCTTTTTCACTGGAGAACCACGTGGGCCATAATTGCATTCGTGATTGCTGTTTTCTTTATCCCGGTTCTCTGGTTTCTAATCCGCAGAGAGAGAACAGCTGTTGATGAAGAAATTATAGATGAAGAGAAACCATCGGCAAGCGAGCAATACAAATTACTGGCAAAAGATGTGAGAACCTGGTATGTGGTACCGGCTATTCTGAACCCCCCTTTTTGGGCCACCGGTTTATTTCTGTACCAGGTTTCTGCAGCCGACCAATTGGGATGGTCAGCCGGACTTATCGCTTCGGCATTTGTTGCTTTTGCTGCAACAAGAATTGCAACGGGACTGTTTTCCGGTCCTATTATCGACCGGTTCTCGGCAAAAACGATTTTTCCTTTTCTGTTAATTCCAATGATTATCGGTTTGGTCATCGGTTTCCTTTTCTCCGGTGGATGGGCTGCATTTGTATATCTCGGTCTCATTGGAGCCACGATGGGTTTTTCGAGCACAATTAAATCAGCACTTTGGGCAGAGATGTACGGCACAAAAGTGATTGGAACAGTGCAAAGTGCATTTGCCTCTCTGATGGTTTTCAGTACCGCCTTAAGTCCATTCCTGGTCGGATGGCTGCTGGATCAGTCAGTATCCATGAATTCAATCTTTATGATCGCTATTGTGACCAGTATACTTGCCGGAATTCTCTCCTTAAAAATTATGCCTGTTTTTTCCGAAAGGGATGTTTAG
- a CDS encoding peptidoglycan-binding domain-containing protein — MAVYRRGSTGDEVKRIQRKLQEENHYHGPIDGIFGGGTESAVKAFQRAEELSVDGVVGPNTWKELFDEDEVQPPAILNEELSYRCLALTGSFETGKPPPDCFAGITGDFDGQAISFGALQWNIGQKSLQPLLLKMDEQHPDIMEEIFADYCGELREILKARQEQQMDWARSLQDPNRFVLREPWRGLFKSLGRNKKFQDMQVESADRLYDAAIDLAEDYGLKSERAVALMFDIKVQNGSIYEYVKEQILRDFDQLPENAGEEEHLVVVANRRAEASNPRWVEDVRTRKLTIARGEGTVHGMHYNLEEDYGIRIEN; from the coding sequence ATGGCAGTTTACAGAAGAGGATCAACCGGCGATGAAGTAAAACGAATCCAGCGAAAGCTTCAGGAAGAAAATCACTATCATGGCCCGATTGACGGAATATTTGGCGGAGGGACGGAGAGTGCGGTAAAAGCTTTTCAGCGGGCTGAGGAATTATCAGTTGATGGAGTGGTTGGGCCGAACACCTGGAAAGAACTGTTTGATGAAGATGAGGTTCAGCCACCGGCAATTTTAAATGAGGAGCTGTCCTACAGGTGTCTGGCGTTAACCGGCTCTTTTGAAACGGGCAAGCCGCCGCCGGACTGTTTTGCAGGAATTACAGGTGATTTTGACGGTCAGGCGATCAGCTTTGGTGCACTTCAGTGGAATATCGGGCAAAAAAGTTTGCAGCCGCTTTTATTAAAAATGGATGAGCAACATCCGGATATAATGGAGGAAATTTTTGCCGACTATTGTGGTGAGCTTCGGGAAATTCTAAAAGCCCGGCAAGAGCAACAGATGGATTGGGCAAGGTCTTTACAGGATCCCAATCGATTTGTATTAAGAGAACCCTGGCGCGGCCTGTTTAAAAGCCTGGGGCGAAATAAAAAGTTTCAGGATATGCAGGTAGAATCTGCTGACAGATTATACGATGCTGCCATAGATCTTGCCGAAGATTATGGTTTAAAATCTGAACGGGCGGTGGCGCTGATGTTTGATATTAAAGTGCAGAATGGAAGTATCTACGAATATGTAAAAGAACAGATACTTCGCGATTTTGATCAACTACCCGAGAATGCCGGTGAGGAAGAGCACCTTGTGGTCGTGGCGAATCGCAGGGCGGAAGCATCAAATCCTCGTTGGGTAGAGGATGTTCGAACCCGTAAACTGACCATCGCCAGGGGTGAGGGCACTGTTCACGGCATGCACTACAATCTTGAGGAAGATTATGGAATTCGAATAGAGAACTGA
- a CDS encoding DUF2911 domain-containing protein, with translation MKSLTTLFLSFLLIGLISLPANAQERGGDEARVSPNAEVSQTIGTTEVLVTYGRPGVRDRDIFGGLVAYGQVWRTGANESTAIVFSDDVMIEGEEVPAGTYSLYTIPGEDEWTIIINETLSWGTQYDETADYARVTVEPEESYYVEQFMIYFEDVTENSGELVLHWDNTKVPVTITAAGGM, from the coding sequence ATGAAATCACTTACTACTCTATTTTTAAGTTTCTTATTAATTGGTTTGATTAGTCTGCCTGCAAATGCACAGGAACGAGGCGGAGACGAGGCCAGGGTTAGTCCTAATGCCGAAGTAAGCCAAACCATTGGAACGACTGAGGTGCTCGTTACATATGGCAGACCGGGAGTTCGAGATCGCGATATTTTTGGAGGACTTGTAGCCTACGGACAAGTCTGGAGAACCGGTGCCAACGAATCAACCGCTATTGTTTTTTCTGATGATGTAATGATTGAAGGCGAAGAGGTTCCGGCCGGAACGTATTCACTCTACACCATTCCAGGTGAGGATGAGTGGACCATTATCATAAACGAGACTCTGTCTTGGGGAACACAGTATGACGAAACTGCGGATTATGCGCGGGTTACCGTTGAGCCGGAAGAATCCTATTATGTAGAACAATTTATGATCTACTTTGAAGATGTAACCGAAAACAGCGGCGAACTCGTTCTTCACTGGGATAATACCAAAGTTCCGGTAACGATAACTGCGGCCGGAGGAATGTAA
- a CDS encoding M28 family peptidase has translation MYLIKSTFPVLFLSFLFLVSCDEIEVDQTSEEFLQEHITWLADEERGGRLAGTIDEAEAANYISDHFLQYGLEPAGNRGTYIQQFTLEGPMVQAMDLENRVSRNVVGMIEGEEFPGRYIIIGAHYDGQGMGGAISMNMNAEPALHYSADDNASGTAGLFYLAREFARERPQSSILMIAFSGEELGLIGSKHFVDEMDIAPDSVLAMINLDMIGRLNNKELNIFGTGTSSKWEEVLLSVENDSLEITTSAGGMGASDHASFYQADIPVLHYYTGTHNQYHRETDTADLINYTGLVRVLEHVENVTRSLDSMPTAEMDFLESTDQRSVTRMRDGVTLGVMPDYTYSEGGFRIDEVRPDGTAGEAGFQDGDIIIGMDGQEIGDIYDYMEVLNTLESGDTISIKILRNEQKMELEVTF, from the coding sequence ATGTATCTGATCAAATCCACCTTCCCTGTTCTATTTTTATCCTTTCTGTTTTTAGTGTCCTGTGATGAAATCGAGGTAGATCAGACATCAGAAGAATTTTTGCAAGAGCACATCACCTGGCTGGCTGATGAAGAAAGAGGCGGTCGGCTTGCAGGTACTATTGATGAGGCAGAAGCAGCCAATTACATTTCCGATCATTTTTTACAATACGGACTTGAACCGGCGGGCAATCGGGGAACCTACATCCAGCAGTTTACACTGGAGGGACCGATGGTTCAGGCGATGGACCTTGAAAACCGGGTGTCGAGAAATGTTGTTGGCATGATTGAAGGAGAGGAGTTTCCGGGCAGATACATCATTATAGGTGCTCACTACGACGGGCAGGGAATGGGCGGTGCCATCTCTATGAACATGAATGCAGAACCGGCGCTACACTACTCTGCGGATGATAATGCATCTGGCACAGCCGGGCTATTTTATTTAGCCAGAGAGTTTGCCAGGGAACGTCCGCAAAGCAGCATTTTGATGATCGCTTTCTCAGGTGAAGAACTCGGTTTAATCGGCTCAAAACATTTTGTGGATGAGATGGATATCGCCCCCGATTCTGTATTGGCAATGATTAACCTGGATATGATCGGCCGGTTGAATAACAAAGAGTTGAATATTTTTGGTACCGGCACATCTTCAAAGTGGGAAGAGGTTTTGCTATCTGTAGAAAACGATTCACTTGAGATTACAACCAGTGCAGGAGGAATGGGAGCCAGCGATCACGCCTCCTTTTATCAGGCAGATATTCCGGTATTGCATTATTACACCGGTACTCACAATCAATATCACAGAGAAACGGATACTGCTGATTTGATTAATTACACCGGTTTGGTTCGCGTGCTGGAGCATGTAGAAAATGTAACACGATCTCTGGATTCCATGCCAACGGCTGAAATGGATTTCCTGGAATCAACCGATCAACGAAGTGTAACTCGCATGCGGGATGGAGTGACCCTCGGTGTAATGCCCGATTATACCTACTCCGAAGGCGGATTTCGGATAGATGAAGTTCGGCCAGATGGAACCGCAGGGGAAGCCGGATTCCAAGACGGAGATATTATCATTGGAATGGATGGACAAGAGATTGGGGATATTTATGATTACATGGAAGTTCTGAATACGCTTGAGAGTGGGGATACGATTTCAATAAAAATTCTTCGGAATGAACAAAAAATGGAATTAGAAGTTACTTTTTAG
- the msrA gene encoding peptide-methionine (S)-S-oxide reductase MsrA, protein MNTFIILTTLLFAMTDADNNAANDTETAVFGAGCFWCVEAIYERVSGVKSVESGYAGGHVEDPTYRQVTSGTTGHAEVARLEFDPEVITYKELLEVFWHTHNPTTKNRQGADVGPQYRSVIFYMDEEQKQIAEESLKKTDASDLWKDPIVTEIEPLSNYSVAENYHQNYYENNPNAGYCSIVIAPKIAKFKKDFPHLLSDKKAS, encoded by the coding sequence ATGAATACTTTTATAATCCTAACTACACTTCTTTTTGCCATGACAGATGCTGACAATAATGCTGCGAATGATACCGAAACGGCTGTATTTGGAGCCGGATGCTTTTGGTGTGTAGAAGCTATTTATGAACGTGTGAGTGGAGTGAAATCTGTTGAATCGGGGTATGCGGGAGGTCACGTTGAAGATCCCACCTATCGGCAGGTAACCTCTGGAACAACCGGACACGCAGAAGTTGCGCGTTTAGAATTCGACCCTGAAGTAATTACTTACAAAGAGCTACTTGAGGTTTTCTGGCACACTCACAATCCCACCACGAAAAATCGGCAGGGCGCGGATGTCGGTCCACAGTATCGTTCAGTAATTTTCTATATGGATGAAGAGCAAAAACAGATTGCTGAAGAATCGCTCAAAAAAACCGATGCATCTGATCTGTGGAAAGATCCGATAGTAACGGAAATTGAACCGTTATCAAATTACAGTGTTGCAGAAAATTATCATCAGAACTATTACGAGAATAATCCCAACGCTGGTTACTGTTCAATCGTAATTGCTCCGAAAATCGCCAAATTCAAGAAAGATTTTCCACACTTGCTGAGTGATAAAAAAGCTTCGTGA
- a CDS encoding TonB-dependent receptor — MLKQFNSFFFAVILLAAIPFQLYSQTIEGRVTDSSSGEPLEGATVLENQTANGTSTEPDGSFQLELTTDVSEITISFVGYETQTVSITDPGEFIEVALDERVIMSGEVFVNALRVDESTPIAYSNINREEIEDQNLGQDIPMLVQSAPSVVATSDAGAGIGYTGIRIRGVDPGRINVTINGIPLNDAESHGVFWVNMPDLASSTQNIQIQRGVGTSTQGAGAFGATMNLQTALMRSSAYGQITTGIGSYGTRKANVQLGSGLMDNGWQFEGRLSKIDSDGYIDRARSDLRSFYLSGSHHGKNSLLKADVFSGKEITYQAWNGVPEPILENNPQQLESYINNLFLGEEEAEHWRENLGNRQFNQFTYDDQTDNYQQDHYQLHYSYRFSDIWNANASLHYTRGRGYFEEFRRSDDLSTYDISPIEIGGETISSSDLVRRRWLDNHFYGGVFSTEWKRPKDWTLTIGGGYNEYDGDHFGEVIWARFAGDSDLGDKYYDNNGFKTDFNVYSKFSYYLTPTFNAYADLQYRTVSYEFLGLRIDDQTGDVEDVTQTDRIDFLNPKFGFVYRPAGGHRLFASLSVGGKEPTRDEYVESSQESRPDPERLFDYELGYDATFERFSTGVNLYYMDYKDQLILTGAVNDVGGYIRENVPDSYRAGIELEVGARLLTDLEWSGNATFSQNKIDEYQRFLDDFDQGGQQSETYTDVDIAFSPSTIANSILTYKPGSFTAEWTLKYVSRQYLDNTQNKARSIDPYLVNDLRFSYSLNDLSIVQNVTASLQINNILNEEYVSNGYTFGWISGGEERFFNYFYPQAGRNILANVKVRF; from the coding sequence ATGCTCAAACAATTCAATTCTTTCTTTTTCGCAGTGATTCTATTGGCTGCGATTCCATTTCAACTCTACTCTCAAACTATCGAAGGCCGTGTAACGGATAGCTCATCTGGCGAACCGCTTGAAGGTGCCACGGTTTTAGAAAACCAAACGGCCAACGGCACCTCTACTGAGCCTGATGGTTCTTTTCAATTAGAACTCACCACTGATGTCAGCGAAATTACCATCAGTTTCGTCGGATACGAAACTCAAACCGTAAGCATCACAGATCCCGGTGAATTCATCGAAGTTGCTCTCGATGAACGTGTGATTATGAGTGGCGAAGTTTTTGTAAATGCACTTCGGGTGGATGAATCAACACCGATTGCATACAGCAATATCAACCGTGAAGAGATTGAGGATCAGAACCTGGGACAGGATATTCCCATGCTGGTTCAATCTGCACCATCGGTGGTAGCAACCTCAGATGCCGGAGCGGGAATTGGCTACACCGGTATTCGAATTCGTGGTGTTGATCCCGGACGAATCAACGTAACTATTAACGGTATTCCACTGAATGATGCAGAATCGCACGGTGTATTTTGGGTGAATATGCCGGATCTGGCGTCCTCAACCCAGAACATCCAGATTCAACGGGGAGTAGGAACATCCACGCAGGGAGCCGGAGCATTTGGCGCGACGATGAACCTTCAGACAGCACTGATGCGATCCAGCGCCTATGGCCAAATTACTACCGGAATCGGCTCATACGGAACCCGAAAAGCGAACGTCCAGCTCGGCTCCGGGTTGATGGATAACGGCTGGCAGTTTGAAGGCCGGCTTTCTAAAATTGATTCAGACGGATATATCGACCGGGCGCGATCTGATTTAAGATCGTTTTACCTCTCGGGATCACATCACGGGAAAAATAGTTTGTTAAAAGCGGATGTTTTTTCCGGGAAAGAGATCACCTACCAGGCATGGAATGGCGTTCCCGAACCGATCCTGGAAAACAATCCCCAGCAGCTTGAATCATATATCAACAACCTGTTTTTGGGTGAGGAGGAAGCCGAACACTGGAGAGAAAACCTGGGAAATCGTCAATTCAACCAGTTTACGTATGATGATCAAACCGATAACTATCAACAAGATCACTATCAGCTTCATTACTCCTACCGATTCTCAGATATCTGGAATGCAAATGCCTCGCTGCACTATACGCGCGGACGAGGATATTTCGAGGAATTTCGGCGGAGTGATGATTTGAGTACCTACGATATCTCTCCCATAGAAATTGGTGGTGAAACTATCTCATCCTCCGATTTGGTCCGGAGACGCTGGCTCGACAATCACTTCTATGGAGGCGTTTTTTCAACGGAATGGAAACGGCCGAAAGACTGGACTCTAACCATCGGAGGAGGGTACAACGAATACGATGGCGATCATTTTGGCGAAGTGATCTGGGCCCGCTTTGCCGGAGACAGTGATCTCGGTGACAAATATTATGACAACAATGGTTTCAAAACCGACTTTAATGTATACAGTAAGTTCAGTTACTATTTAACTCCCACATTCAACGCTTATGCCGATCTGCAATACCGAACGGTCAGTTATGAATTTCTCGGGTTGAGAATTGACGATCAGACCGGTGATGTTGAGGACGTAACTCAAACGGATCGAATCGACTTTCTGAATCCAAAATTCGGATTTGTTTATCGGCCGGCCGGCGGACATCGTCTGTTTGCATCCTTGAGTGTGGGAGGAAAAGAACCGACTCGTGACGAGTATGTAGAATCCAGCCAGGAAAGCCGACCCGACCCCGAACGGTTGTTTGATTATGAGTTGGGATACGACGCAACATTTGAGCGATTTAGTACCGGAGTAAATCTCTACTATATGGACTATAAAGACCAGTTGATCCTGACAGGTGCTGTGAATGACGTGGGCGGTTACATCCGCGAAAATGTTCCAGACAGTTACCGTGCCGGAATTGAACTGGAAGTTGGTGCCCGACTTCTCACAGATCTCGAATGGAGTGGCAATGCTACCTTCAGCCAAAATAAAATTGATGAGTATCAACGATTTTTGGATGATTTTGACCAGGGAGGACAGCAGTCTGAAACCTATACCGATGTGGATATCGCGTTCTCCCCATCAACCATTGCAAACTCTATCCTGACTTATAAACCGGGGAGTTTTACTGCGGAATGGACACTCAAATATGTGTCTCGTCAATACTTAGACAATACGCAAAACAAAGCTCGTTCCATAGATCCTTATCTCGTAAACGACCTGAGATTTTCCTACTCACTGAATGATCTCTCGATCGTTCAAAATGTGACGGCTTCTCTTCAAATTAACAATATTTTAAATGAGGAGTATGTATCCAACGGCTACACATTCGGATGGATTTCGGGTGGCGAGGAACGGTTCTTTAACTACTTCTATCCCCAGGCCGGACGGAATATCCTGGCGAATGTGAAAGTGAGATTTTAA